In the genome of Cupriavidus malaysiensis, one region contains:
- a CDS encoding serine hydrolase domain-containing protein: MKALALYAACGLLACRVAAASPDEELLGRKQGYPLAPTLARIHDPAYIVGSFSGMDRLAPSCELAPADQPVPLMSADKEADVRYRFRGHDYTLADYMQHQRATAVLIVQDGVILAEHYGYDRTQHMRMLSNSMAKTLVALAIGKALEEGSLRSLQDQVDQYVPELAGTLYGGTRIIDLLRMASGAKYVEDYTAGDDRARFLATAARQGVLAAAAQVNERADPPGARFNYAGAQTEVLGLVLRAATHRSLCDFVDETLWMPMGAQSKASYLVRESDGSAFAQGGFNATARDYARLGAMLANDGMVQGRQVVARDFLLDMTDASRQPAPFRPGQMVYHGSRYYGYGFQTWILPGDARRFVLLGVYGQAIYVDPKSRLTMVHLAVGQDASGDASGAHLGAERDALWRGVVDRFAR; this comes from the coding sequence ATGAAAGCACTCGCACTCTATGCGGCCTGTGGGCTGCTTGCTTGCCGCGTCGCCGCGGCATCCCCCGACGAAGAGCTGCTGGGCCGGAAGCAAGGCTATCCGCTGGCGCCGACACTGGCACGCATCCACGATCCCGCTTACATCGTCGGCTCCTTCAGCGGCATGGATCGGCTCGCACCGTCTTGCGAGCTGGCGCCTGCCGATCAGCCGGTGCCACTCATGAGTGCAGACAAGGAAGCGGACGTCCGCTATCGCTTTCGCGGCCACGATTACACGCTGGCGGACTATATGCAGCACCAGCGGGCAACCGCCGTCCTGATCGTGCAGGACGGTGTGATCCTGGCCGAGCACTACGGGTACGACCGCACGCAGCACATGCGGATGTTGTCCAACTCGATGGCCAAGACGCTGGTGGCACTTGCCATAGGCAAGGCGCTGGAGGAGGGCAGCCTGCGCTCGCTGCAGGATCAGGTCGACCAGTACGTGCCTGAGTTGGCGGGCACCCTGTACGGCGGAACGCGCATCATCGACCTGCTGCGCATGGCCTCGGGCGCCAAGTACGTCGAGGACTACACTGCCGGCGACGATCGAGCGCGATTCCTCGCCACGGCTGCCAGGCAGGGCGTGCTCGCGGCCGCCGCGCAGGTGAACGAACGTGCCGATCCGCCGGGTGCGCGATTCAACTATGCGGGGGCGCAAACGGAAGTGCTGGGGCTGGTGCTCCGGGCGGCCACGCATCGCAGCCTGTGCGACTTCGTCGACGAGACGTTATGGATGCCGATGGGGGCGCAATCCAAGGCAAGCTATCTCGTGCGCGAGTCCGACGGCTCGGCGTTTGCCCAAGGCGGTTTCAACGCGACCGCGCGTGACTATGCCCGCCTGGGCGCGATGCTCGCCAACGACGGCATGGTGCAGGGCCGGCAAGTGGTGGCGCGCGACTTCCTGCTGGACATGACGGACGCCTCGCGCCAGCCAGCGCCATTTCGCCCGGGGCAGATGGTCTATCACGGCAGCCGCTACTACGGTTACGGCTTCCAGACCTGGATTCTCCCCGGAGACGCGCGGCGCTTCGTTTTGCTGGGTGTCTATGGGCAGGCGATCTACGTCGACCCGAAATCACGGCTGACTATGGTCCATCTCGCGGTGGGGCAGGATGCATCGGGTGATGCGAGCGGTGCCCACCTGGGTGCCGAACGTGACGCCTTGTGGCGCGGGGTCGTCGACCGGTTTGCTCGTTAA
- a CDS encoding DUF3626 domain-containing protein: MPPATESRPSRPAAWLPPPGSPQARALAGVAARSAGGPLAPDLRITLNFHPDRLHDGEPILRRLAVDGVYRSQFETGTSNGGLSAHPGGERWRWESRIFEGAYDGEPAAQRPKYGALDDRRGGTGGSPRFGSAHLRLRAEVLARCTFCFPDSFFEPAHFGVPGRMALLPLVAAARMRPDADLLDGYIEAHVHGPLRLADDVEALVLDPSFRGTEVEALAAGLPCAIEWHAGFRVHAEVLGAHPDYRGADVARLGRALARGGVLTPAMLGEAARSGAHDPQALKRVWHCLARFGHP, translated from the coding sequence ATGCCACCCGCAACGGAATCCCGCCCGTCCCGCCCTGCCGCCTGGCTGCCGCCACCCGGCTCGCCGCAGGCACGGGCGCTGGCTGGTGTCGCCGCGCGCAGCGCAGGCGGACCGCTCGCCCCGGACCTGCGCATCACCCTGAACTTCCATCCGGACCGGCTGCACGACGGTGAGCCCATCCTGCGCCGGCTGGCGGTGGACGGTGTCTACCGCTCGCAGTTCGAGACCGGCACCAGCAACGGCGGCCTGAGCGCCCATCCGGGCGGGGAGCGCTGGCGCTGGGAGAGCCGTATCTTCGAGGGCGCCTACGACGGCGAGCCGGCGGCGCAGCGGCCCAAGTACGGCGCGCTCGACGACCGGCGCGGCGGCACCGGCGGCTCGCCGCGCTTCGGCTCCGCCCACCTGCGCCTGCGCGCCGAGGTGCTGGCGCGCTGCACGTTCTGCTTCCCCGACAGCTTCTTCGAGCCGGCGCATTTCGGCGTGCCCGGCCGCATGGCGCTGCTGCCGCTGGTCGCCGCCGCGCGCATGCGGCCGGATGCGGACCTGCTGGACGGCTACATCGAGGCCCATGTCCACGGGCCGCTGCGCCTGGCCGACGATGTCGAGGCGCTGGTGCTCGATCCGAGCTTCCGCGGCACCGAGGTCGAGGCGCTGGCGGCGGGGCTGCCGTGCGCCATCGAATGGCACGCAGGCTTCCGCGTGCATGCCGAGGTGCTGGGCGCCCACCCGGACTACCGCGGCGCGGACGTCGCGCGGCTGGGCCGGGCCCTGGCGCGCGGCGGCGTGCTGACCCCGGCCATGCTGGGCGAAGCCGCGCGCAGCGGTGCCCATGACCCGCAGGCGCTGAAGCGCGTGTGGCATTGCCTGGCGCGCTTCGGGCACCCCTGA
- a CDS encoding Na+/H+ antiporter subunit C yields MEAAYAMTLAVLMSCGVYLLLRARIFSVVMGLTLVSYAVNLFLLAMGRLSTGKPPVIAPGAAYADPVPQALVLTAIVISFAMTAFVMVLALRSLGLSDSDHVDGCMAERMEQGRAEPAHEHAGKAAEPADTIAMPAARPGEGA; encoded by the coding sequence ATGGAAGCTGCCTATGCCATGACGCTGGCCGTGCTGATGTCCTGCGGGGTCTACCTGCTGCTGCGCGCGCGGATCTTTTCCGTGGTGATGGGACTGACCCTGGTGTCGTACGCCGTCAACCTGTTCCTGCTGGCGATGGGGCGGCTGTCGACCGGCAAGCCGCCGGTGATCGCGCCCGGCGCGGCCTATGCCGATCCCGTGCCGCAGGCGCTGGTGCTGACCGCCATCGTGATCAGCTTCGCCATGACGGCCTTCGTCATGGTGCTGGCGCTGCGCTCGCTGGGGCTGTCGGACAGCGACCATGTCGACGGCTGCATGGCGGAGCGCATGGAGCAGGGGCGCGCGGAACCGGCGCACGAGCATGCCGGCAAGGCGGCGGAGCCTGCGGATACGATCGCGATGCCGGCCGCGCGCCCGGGGGAGGGCGCATGA
- a CDS encoding DNA alkylation repair protein: MRARQPSSPTGITPEAYVGHVRHALQPLADPAAAARMRAYMRDQFPFLGIPTPARRRALRALPTVPWRDREWVAVAQRLWREPEREYRYAAADLLRKYAKRFDPAHIAPILALAQAEPWWDTVDSLAVTIGTVIARERKTGADAQARADAWIEHRSPWVRRIAMLHQLGWRLETDEARLFRYARTLAPESDVFVRKAIGWALRDYAHWNPAAVSAFLAAHRDHLSALTVREARKHLEA; this comes from the coding sequence ATGAGGGCACGGCAGCCATCTTCCCCTACCGGCATCACTCCCGAGGCCTACGTCGGGCACGTCCGCCACGCGCTGCAGCCGCTGGCCGATCCGGCCGCGGCCGCCCGAATGCGCGCCTACATGCGCGATCAGTTTCCGTTTCTCGGCATTCCCACGCCGGCCCGCCGGCGGGCACTGCGCGCGCTGCCGACCGTGCCATGGCGCGACCGCGAATGGGTGGCCGTCGCGCAACGGCTTTGGCGCGAACCCGAGCGCGAGTACCGTTATGCAGCCGCGGATCTGTTGCGCAAGTACGCAAAGCGGTTCGATCCCGCGCACATCGCGCCGATCCTCGCGCTCGCCCAAGCCGAGCCATGGTGGGACACCGTCGACAGCCTGGCCGTGACGATCGGCACCGTGATCGCGCGTGAGCGCAAGACCGGCGCCGACGCGCAGGCGCGCGCCGACGCCTGGATCGAGCACCGCTCGCCGTGGGTGCGGCGTATCGCGATGCTCCACCAGCTCGGCTGGCGGCTGGAGACGGACGAGGCGCGCCTCTTCCGCTACGCTCGGACGCTGGCGCCGGAGTCCGACGTCTTCGTCCGCAAGGCAATCGGCTGGGCCCTGCGCGACTATGCGCATTGGAATCCGGCTGCCGTGTCGGCATTCCTCGCCGCGCATCGCGACCACCTTTCCGCGTTGACGGTGCGCGAGGCCAGGAAGCACTTGGAAGCTTGA
- a CDS encoding monovalent cation/H+ antiporter subunit A, with the protein MVMILLIALPVLCAALLPLAYRAAEDRASWLALAAPLAGLAVLAGVGADVLGGHVLVWRRPWLESAGLNLSLRLDGLGFAFALLVLGIGLLVCLYARYYLPRSRSTIRFFTLLLLFMGAMLGVVLSENLLQLLVFWEMTSLVSFLLIGFWSYRADARKGARMALTVTGGGGLALLAGVLLLGHIAGSFELSAVLAQAGAVQKHPLYPAVLVLVLLAAFTKSAQFPFHFWLPHAMAAPTPVSSYLHSATMVKAGVFLLARLYPVLDGTGLWFYLVSMTGLATLVVGAAMALLQEDLKGLLAYSTISHLGLITLLFGLDTQLSTVAALFHIFNHAVFKASLFMAAGIIDHETGTRDLNRLRGLRHYMPHTALLASVASLSMAGVPLLNGFLSKEMFFGETLAQELLGSFNWVIPALATLAGALTVCYSLRFIYGVFFDGRPRPEDLPHYPPHEPSPYMKIPVEVLVVICLVVGLEPSLSVGALLAAASVATLGGPPPAYSLSLWHGFNLPLLMSAVSMAAGSVLFFRRRGVFHRYFVSLQPWNARDRFEAAVAWAEGTARAITRALENGSVQRYLACLAAAMVLLPAWAWWQGAAGSAPLAGPLAAGPLDGATAAGMALLALGALGVVASHRHRLTALILLSACGLLVALAFTRFSAPDLALTQLSVEVVTVLLLVLALYFMPRSTLAVDAAPAPGPGRRLRDIAIALAAGGALGGAAYAVLTRPYQSIGDFFLANAVEGGGGHNVVNVILVDFRGFDTLGEVCVLVVTALAVQALLKGMRLPAPGLGPNGFPWSRQGHPLLLSILARLMLPLTLMVAVFILLRGHNLPGGGFIAALVTAVALLLQYVANGVLWTEARITLDYRALAGAGVALAGLAGAGSWAFGAPFLTAAFGHFHLPLLGEIELATAMIFDLGVYLAVIGVTLLILSHLGVKHREMQPERQEQQEQPGLQVQEENA; encoded by the coding sequence ATGGTGATGATCCTGCTGATAGCGCTGCCCGTGCTGTGCGCCGCGCTGCTGCCGCTGGCGTACCGCGCCGCGGAGGACCGCGCGAGCTGGCTCGCGCTGGCCGCGCCCCTGGCCGGACTGGCGGTGCTGGCCGGCGTCGGCGCAGACGTGCTGGGCGGCCACGTGCTGGTCTGGCGCCGTCCCTGGCTGGAGTCCGCCGGACTCAACCTGAGCCTGCGCCTGGATGGGCTCGGTTTCGCCTTCGCCCTGCTGGTGCTCGGCATCGGCCTGCTGGTCTGCCTGTACGCGCGCTACTACCTGCCGCGCAGCCGCTCCACCATCCGCTTCTTCACCCTGCTGTTGCTCTTCATGGGCGCGATGCTGGGCGTGGTGCTGTCGGAGAACCTGCTGCAGCTGCTGGTGTTCTGGGAGATGACCAGCCTGGTCTCCTTCCTGCTGATCGGCTTCTGGTCCTACCGCGCCGACGCGCGCAAGGGCGCGCGCATGGCCCTGACGGTCACCGGCGGCGGCGGCCTCGCGCTGCTGGCCGGCGTGCTGCTGCTCGGCCATATCGCCGGCAGCTTCGAGCTGAGCGCGGTCCTGGCGCAGGCGGGCGCCGTGCAGAAGCATCCGCTCTATCCGGCGGTGCTGGTGCTGGTGCTGCTGGCGGCCTTCACCAAGTCGGCGCAGTTTCCCTTCCACTTCTGGCTGCCGCATGCGATGGCGGCGCCGACACCGGTCTCCTCCTACCTGCACTCGGCCACCATGGTCAAGGCCGGTGTCTTCCTGCTGGCCCGGCTCTACCCGGTGCTGGACGGCACCGGCCTGTGGTTCTACCTGGTCAGCATGACCGGCCTGGCCACGCTGGTGGTCGGCGCGGCCATGGCGCTGCTGCAGGAAGACCTGAAGGGCCTGCTGGCCTATTCGACCATCAGCCACCTGGGCCTGATCACGCTGCTGTTCGGCCTCGACACCCAGCTCAGCACGGTCGCCGCGCTGTTCCACATCTTCAACCATGCGGTCTTCAAGGCGTCGCTCTTCATGGCGGCGGGCATCATCGACCACGAGACCGGCACGCGCGACCTGAACCGGCTGCGCGGCCTGCGCCACTACATGCCGCATACCGCGCTGCTGGCCAGCGTGGCATCGCTGTCGATGGCCGGCGTGCCGCTGCTGAACGGCTTCCTCAGCAAGGAGATGTTCTTCGGCGAGACCCTTGCGCAGGAACTGCTGGGCAGCTTCAACTGGGTCATCCCGGCGCTGGCGACGCTGGCCGGCGCGCTCACGGTCTGCTATTCGCTGCGCTTCATCTACGGTGTGTTCTTCGACGGCCGGCCGCGGCCGGAGGACCTGCCGCACTACCCGCCGCACGAACCCAGCCCCTACATGAAGATCCCGGTGGAGGTGCTGGTGGTGATCTGCCTGGTGGTGGGGCTGGAGCCCTCGCTGAGCGTCGGCGCGCTGCTGGCGGCGGCGTCGGTGGCCACGCTGGGCGGGCCGCCGCCGGCCTACAGCCTGAGCCTGTGGCACGGCTTCAACCTGCCGCTGCTGATGAGCGCGGTGTCGATGGCGGCCGGCTCCGTGCTGTTCTTCCGCCGGCGCGGCGTGTTCCACCGCTACTTCGTCAGCCTGCAGCCGTGGAACGCGCGCGACCGCTTCGAGGCCGCGGTGGCCTGGGCCGAGGGCACCGCGCGCGCTATCACGCGCGCGCTGGAGAATGGCTCGGTGCAGCGCTACCTGGCCTGCCTGGCGGCGGCCATGGTGTTGCTGCCGGCCTGGGCGTGGTGGCAGGGCGCGGCCGGCTCCGCGCCGCTGGCGGGGCCGCTGGCCGCCGGTCCGCTCGACGGCGCCACCGCGGCCGGCATGGCGCTGCTGGCGCTGGGCGCGCTCGGCGTGGTGGCCAGCCACCGGCACCGCCTGACCGCGCTGATCCTGCTGAGTGCCTGCGGCCTGCTGGTGGCACTGGCCTTCACGCGCTTCTCGGCGCCGGACCTGGCGCTGACCCAGCTCAGCGTGGAGGTGGTGACGGTGCTGCTGCTGGTGCTGGCGCTGTATTTCATGCCGCGCAGCACGCTCGCGGTCGATGCCGCGCCGGCGCCCGGGCCGGGGCGGCGCCTGCGCGACATCGCCATCGCGCTGGCGGCCGGCGGAGCGCTCGGCGGCGCGGCCTATGCGGTGCTGACGCGGCCCTACCAGAGCATCGGCGACTTCTTCCTCGCCAACGCCGTGGAGGGCGGTGGCGGCCACAACGTGGTCAATGTGATCCTGGTGGATTTCCGTGGCTTCGATACGTTGGGCGAGGTCTGCGTGCTGGTGGTCACCGCGCTGGCCGTGCAGGCCCTGCTCAAGGGTATGCGGCTGCCGGCGCCCGGCCTGGGGCCCAACGGCTTCCCGTGGTCGCGCCAGGGGCATCCGCTGCTGCTCTCGATCCTGGCGCGGCTGATGCTGCCGCTCACCCTGATGGTGGCCGTCTTCATCCTGTTGCGCGGCCACAACCTGCCCGGCGGCGGCTTCATCGCCGCGCTGGTGACGGCGGTGGCGCTGCTGCTGCAGTACGTCGCCAACGGCGTGCTGTGGACGGAGGCGCGCATCACGCTGGACTACCGCGCGCTGGCCGGCGCCGGCGTGGCGCTGGCGGGCCTGGCGGGAGCGGGCAGCTGGGCCTTCGGCGCCCCTTTCCTGACCGCTGCCTTCGGCCACTTCCACCTGCCGCTGCTCGGCGAGATCGAGCTGGCCACGGCGATGATCTTCGACCTGGGGGTCTACCTCGCGGTGATCGGCGTGACCCTGCTGATCCTGTCGCACCTGGGCGTCAAGCATCGCGAAATGCAGCCGGAACGGCAGGAACAGCAGGAACAGCCCGGACTTCAAGTGCAAGAGGAGAACGCCTGA
- a CDS encoding NAD(P)-dependent alcohol dehydrogenase yields MANMRATVFLGPGKIALQEKPIPEVGPGDALLRVTTTTICGTDVHILKGEYPVAHGLTIGHEPVGVIEKLGREVKGYQEGQRVLAGAICPSFHSYACQDGVPSQDGQCHGHGYKPMGGWRFGNTIDGAQAEYVLVPDAQANLAPIPDGLSDEQVLMCPDIMSTGFAGAERADIKIGDIVAVFAQGPIGLCATAGARLRGAGLIIVVDGLDERLAIARKMGADVTLNFRQVDVVSEILRLTGGRGVDASIEALGTQGTFEAALRVLKPGGTLSSLGVYSSDLRIPLDAFHAGLGDNRIVTSLCPGGKERMRRLIQVLESGRLDLGPLVTHRYPLADIVEAYELFGSQRDGVLKVAITP; encoded by the coding sequence ATGGCAAACATGCGAGCCACCGTCTTTCTCGGTCCCGGCAAGATCGCCCTGCAGGAAAAGCCGATCCCGGAAGTGGGCCCGGGCGACGCCCTGCTGCGCGTCACCACCACCACCATCTGCGGCACCGACGTGCATATCCTCAAGGGCGAATACCCGGTGGCGCACGGCCTTACCATCGGCCACGAGCCGGTCGGCGTGATCGAGAAACTGGGGCGCGAGGTCAAGGGCTACCAGGAAGGCCAGCGCGTGCTGGCCGGCGCGATCTGCCCGAGCTTCCATTCCTATGCCTGCCAGGATGGCGTGCCCTCGCAGGATGGGCAATGCCATGGTCACGGCTACAAGCCGATGGGTGGCTGGCGCTTCGGCAACACCATCGATGGCGCACAGGCGGAATACGTGCTGGTGCCCGACGCGCAGGCCAACCTGGCGCCGATTCCCGACGGGCTCAGCGATGAGCAGGTGCTGATGTGCCCCGACATCATGTCCACCGGCTTCGCCGGCGCCGAGCGCGCCGACATCAAGATCGGCGACATCGTGGCCGTGTTCGCGCAGGGGCCGATCGGGCTGTGCGCAACCGCTGGCGCGCGCCTGCGCGGGGCCGGCCTGATCATCGTGGTGGACGGCCTCGACGAGCGCCTGGCGATCGCGCGCAAGATGGGCGCCGACGTCACCCTCAATTTCCGCCAGGTCGACGTGGTCAGCGAGATCCTGCGGCTGACCGGCGGGCGCGGCGTCGATGCCTCGATCGAGGCGCTGGGCACGCAGGGCACCTTCGAAGCCGCGCTGCGCGTGCTCAAGCCCGGCGGCACGCTGTCCAGCCTCGGCGTGTATTCGAGCGACCTGCGCATCCCGCTCGATGCCTTCCACGCCGGACTGGGCGACAACCGCATCGTCACGTCACTGTGCCCGGGCGGCAAGGAGCGCATGCGCCGGCTGATCCAGGTGCTCGAGAGCGGACGGCTCGACCTGGGGCCGCTGGTCACCCACCGCTACCCGCTCGCGGACATCGTGGAGGCCTACGAACTCTTCGGCAGCCAGCGCGACGGCGTGCTGAAGGTGGCCATCACGCCCTGA
- a CDS encoding acyl-CoA synthetase, with protein MSATPLDLPADRFGGQPSPLPAIGMAHWFTGRACRSPERPALSFEGETWSYGRLLAEIERLASVLDAGGVRPGMRVGYLGFNHPAFLLALFASARLGAVFVPLNFRLTGAELAYIANDAGIHTLLVDGEHLSTIDPVRDTLCCARYLCVEGEAADPARWPPLAAAMDAAAPWAQAPVPVASDDVAVIMYTSGTTGRPKGAMLTHGNFWWNHVGELYTVDVLADDVLLVFAPLFHIGGLNVLLMTTLLKGGHVVLHRHFDPARVLADIAAYRVRTLFAVPAMLLFISQHPGFADAPLDHVRQIVCGGAPCPEPLLRTYAARGIAVQQGYGLTETAALVTVLTAEHALARIGSVGHTALLIQIRLVDPQGNTVSAPHARGEICVRGPNVTRGYWNQPEATRAAIDADGWFRTGDVGYVDEDGFYYVCDRVKDMIISGGENVYPAEVESVLYGHPAVAEAAVIGAPDPRWGETVMAVVALKPGHALTLEALQDFAGTRLARYKIPRRLELVPALPRNPTGKILKFQLRETFAQG; from the coding sequence ATGAGCGCCACCCCGCTGGACCTGCCGGCCGACCGCTTCGGCGGCCAGCCCTCGCCCCTGCCCGCCATCGGCATGGCCCACTGGTTCACCGGCCGCGCCTGCCGCAGCCCCGAGCGCCCCGCGCTGAGCTTCGAGGGTGAGACCTGGAGCTACGGCCGCCTGCTGGCCGAGATCGAACGGCTCGCCAGTGTGCTCGACGCTGGCGGCGTGCGCCCCGGCATGCGGGTCGGCTACCTCGGCTTCAACCACCCTGCCTTCCTGCTGGCGCTGTTCGCCAGCGCCAGGCTGGGCGCCGTCTTCGTGCCGCTCAACTTCCGCCTGACCGGCGCCGAGCTGGCCTATATCGCCAACGACGCCGGCATCCACACCCTGCTGGTCGACGGCGAGCACCTCTCGACGATCGACCCGGTGCGCGACACGCTGTGCTGCGCCCGCTACCTGTGCGTGGAGGGCGAAGCCGCCGACCCGGCGCGCTGGCCGCCGCTGGCGGCCGCGATGGACGCCGCCGCGCCCTGGGCGCAGGCGCCGGTGCCGGTGGCCAGCGACGACGTGGCCGTCATCATGTACACCTCCGGCACCACCGGCCGGCCCAAGGGCGCCATGCTGACCCATGGCAACTTCTGGTGGAACCACGTCGGCGAGTTGTACACGGTGGACGTGCTGGCCGACGACGTGCTGCTGGTGTTCGCGCCGCTGTTCCATATCGGCGGCCTCAACGTGCTGCTGATGACCACCCTGCTCAAGGGCGGCCACGTCGTGCTGCACCGCCACTTCGATCCTGCACGCGTGCTGGCGGACATCGCCGCCTACCGCGTGCGCACCCTCTTCGCGGTGCCGGCCATGCTGCTCTTCATCAGCCAGCACCCCGGCTTCGCCGATGCGCCGCTGGACCACGTGCGGCAGATCGTGTGCGGCGGCGCGCCCTGTCCCGAGCCCCTGCTGCGCACCTATGCCGCGCGCGGCATCGCCGTGCAGCAGGGCTACGGCCTGACCGAGACCGCCGCGCTGGTCACCGTGCTGACCGCGGAGCATGCGCTGGCCCGGATCGGCTCGGTCGGCCACACCGCGCTGCTGATCCAGATCCGGCTGGTCGACCCCCAGGGCAACACGGTGAGCGCGCCGCACGCGCGCGGCGAGATCTGCGTGCGCGGCCCCAACGTGACGCGCGGCTACTGGAACCAGCCGGAGGCCACGCGCGCGGCGATCGACGCCGACGGCTGGTTCCGCACCGGCGACGTCGGCTATGTCGACGAAGACGGCTTCTACTATGTCTGCGACCGCGTCAAGGACATGATCATCAGCGGCGGCGAGAACGTGTATCCGGCCGAGGTGGAAAGCGTGCTGTACGGCCATCCCGCCGTGGCGGAAGCGGCCGTGATCGGCGCGCCGGACCCGCGCTGGGGCGAGACCGTGATGGCGGTGGTGGCGCTCAAGCCCGGCCACGCCTTGACGCTGGAAGCGCTGCAGGACTTCGCCGGCACACGCCTGGCGCGCTACAAGATCCCGCGCCGGCTCGAACTGGTGCCGGCGCTGCCGCGCAACCCGACCGGCAAGATCCTCAAGTTCCAGCTGCGCGAGACCTTCGCGCAAGGCTGA
- a CDS encoding Na+/H+ antiporter subunit E encodes MLKRLFPHPWLSAILLLLWLLLSNGFSAADWVAGAVLAWAIALVMDKGLWLRPVQVRHPWLLLRLALVVLYDIVMANLEVALLVLGPPARLRPAFIEVPLDVDHEIALTALISVVSLTPGTLCVELSEDRRRLLVHVLDLQDEAALTALIKTRYEAPLKEIFVCSPS; translated from the coding sequence ATGCTGAAGCGCCTGTTTCCCCATCCCTGGCTGAGCGCCATCCTGCTGCTGCTGTGGCTGCTGCTGTCCAACGGCTTCTCCGCCGCCGACTGGGTGGCCGGGGCCGTGCTGGCCTGGGCCATCGCGCTGGTGATGGACAAGGGGCTGTGGCTGCGCCCGGTGCAGGTGCGCCACCCCTGGCTGCTGCTGCGGCTGGCGCTGGTGGTGCTGTACGACATCGTGATGGCCAACCTGGAGGTCGCGCTGCTGGTGCTGGGCCCGCCGGCGCGGCTGCGCCCGGCCTTCATCGAGGTGCCGCTCGATGTCGACCACGAGATCGCCCTGACGGCGCTGATCAGCGTGGTATCGCTGACGCCCGGCACCCTGTGTGTCGAGCTGAGCGAGGACCGCCGCCGCCTGCTGGTGCACGTGCTCGACCTGCAGGACGAGGCCGCATTGACGGCCCTGATCAAGACGCGCTATGAGGCGCCACTGAAGGAGATCTTCGTATGCTCGCCATCGTGA
- a CDS encoding monovalent cation/H+ antiporter subunit D — MNHGLLLPILLPMFAGSLLAMVPVHWLGYRRGIGVAATLLQLPLAAWLLAQASGGAIQVYALGNWPAPYGIALQLDRLAALMLVLSALLATAAVLYAARGDDRLGRNFHAMFQFQLMGLNGAFLAGDLFNLFVFFEILLIASYALMVHGGGRERVGAGLHYVLINLAGSSFFLVAIGILYGVTGTLNLADLGVRLARLDAGTLPLARAAGVLLMLVFGLKAAVFPLYFWLPRAYASTSGAVAALFAIMSKVGIYAILRFTALVFGAEAGLLAGFLRHGLWWLALATMVLGALGALASTRLSQLAAYLVMTSVGLLAAGVCLAGAAAWSATLYYLLSTTLCTAALFLLADCLEPGQGSAAAPAAAPAHGGHGGHGEHEPPPARHGSLPAVLFLLAAVAAVGLPPLSGFFGKFLLMRAVPLAQAAVLWPVLLLSSLLLIVAVSRTGTRLLWRLPREGGGHAEPDGARLACCAILVGAGVALVLFARPLTAYLDATAAQLLDRNGYVQAVLGREG; from the coding sequence ATGAACCACGGCCTGCTGCTTCCCATCCTGCTGCCGATGTTCGCCGGCAGCCTGCTGGCCATGGTACCGGTGCACTGGTTGGGGTACCGGCGCGGCATCGGCGTCGCCGCCACGCTGCTGCAGCTGCCGTTGGCGGCCTGGCTGCTGGCCCAGGCGAGCGGCGGCGCGATCCAGGTCTACGCGCTCGGCAACTGGCCGGCGCCCTATGGCATCGCCCTGCAGCTCGACCGGCTGGCCGCGCTGATGCTGGTGCTGAGCGCGCTGCTGGCCACCGCCGCCGTACTCTACGCCGCGCGTGGCGACGACCGGCTCGGGCGCAACTTCCACGCCATGTTCCAGTTCCAGCTGATGGGGCTGAACGGCGCCTTCCTGGCCGGCGACCTCTTCAACCTCTTCGTGTTCTTCGAGATCCTGCTGATCGCCTCCTACGCGCTGATGGTGCACGGTGGCGGGCGCGAGCGTGTCGGCGCCGGGCTGCACTATGTGCTGATCAACCTGGCGGGTTCGTCCTTCTTCCTGGTCGCGATCGGCATCCTGTACGGCGTCACCGGCACGCTCAACCTGGCCGACCTCGGCGTGCGGCTGGCGCGCCTGGATGCCGGCACGCTGCCGCTGGCGCGCGCGGCCGGCGTATTGCTGATGCTGGTGTTCGGGCTGAAGGCGGCGGTCTTCCCGCTCTACTTCTGGCTGCCGCGCGCCTATGCCAGCACCAGCGGCGCGGTGGCGGCGCTGTTCGCCATCATGTCCAAGGTCGGCATCTACGCCATCCTGCGCTTCACCGCGCTGGTGTTCGGCGCCGAGGCCGGGCTGCTGGCCGGCTTCCTGCGCCACGGACTGTGGTGGCTGGCGCTGGCGACCATGGTGCTGGGCGCGCTGGGGGCGCTGGCCTCGACCCGGCTGAGCCAGCTCGCCGCCTACCTGGTGATGACCTCGGTGGGGTTGCTGGCGGCCGGCGTCTGCCTGGCCGGCGCGGCGGCCTGGAGCGCTACCCTCTACTACCTGCTGAGCACCACGCTGTGCACGGCGGCGTTGTTCCTGCTGGCCGACTGCCTGGAGCCGGGCCAAGGCAGCGCGGCCGCGCCTGCCGCCGCGCCGGCTCATGGCGGCCACGGCGGCCATGGCGAGCATGAGCCGCCGCCGGCCCGCCACGGCAGCCTGCCGGCGGTGCTGTTCCTGCTGGCCGCGGTGGCGGCGGTCGGCCTGCCGCCGCTGTCGGGCTTCTTCGGCAAGTTCCTGCTGATGCGCGCGGTGCCGCTGGCGCAGGCGGCGGTGCTGTGGCCGGTGCTGCTGCTGTCCAGCCTGCTGCTGATCGTGGCGGTCAGCCGCACCGGCACGCGCCTGCTGTGGCGCCTGCCGCGCGAGGGCGGCGGCCACGCCGAGCCGGATGGCGCGCGCCTGGCCTGCTGCGCCATCCTGGTGGGCGCCGGCGTGGCCCTGGTGCTGTTCGCGCGGCCGCTGACCGCCTACCTCGATGCCACCGCGGCGCAGCTGCTCGATCGCAACGGCTATGTGCAGGCCGTGCTGGGCAGGGAGGGCTGA